The stretch of DNA TCGTGTCCGTCTCAGCTTCCATCCCGATGAATATCGTGGGTCACAAAGCCCGCATCGTTGTCTGGAAACGCAAGCCATCCCGGCTGGGCCAGCGAACGGCGAATGTCCTCCAGGCCGCTGCGCCAGTGTTCCCGCATGGTTGACACACCAAACTGGTAGTCCTTGTAATGCCCTTCGTATTCCTTGTGCCGGTAAATCAGATGAATCACGTTGTAACGTTTGGCACACGATAAATCTTCCGCAAGCTTGCACCATGGATCATCGCGGTGCTCGGGTGCGACCCGCGCCAGGACTTCACGCAAAACATGGCGAAAGCGCTGCGAACGCTGCAACATGTCCGTCACAAGCCGTGTCCGGCTCGAAAACTGGATGTCCTTGGTGCGCCCCTGAACATCCAGGAGATTGTCGGGAACCGGTCCGCGCGCGCTCCACAAATCAACCTGGAAAGCCAGCGTGTCATGCCGTGGCGTGGTCTGGATCACCTCGTAAAGCGGCGTGTTCGACATCAGGCCGCCATCCCAGTAATACTCGCCGTCAATTTCGACCGCGGCAAAACCCGGGGGCAAAGCGCCTGAGGCGATGAAATGCTCAGCGCGCAATATCGTGTCGCGGTTATCAAAATAGGCAAAATTGCCTGTCCCTACGTTGACCGCCCCAACGGCAACCCGCATCTCGCCAGTATTGATCCGGTCGAAGTCGCACAGACGCTCAAGCGTGGCCTTGAGCGGCGTGGTGTCGTAATAGCTGGCGAGACTGGGCTCAACCGTAACCGTCGGCATGAGCGGCGGAAAGCGCGGCACAAAAAACCCTTTTTGCCCTTCGAGCATTGCGCCCATTGCCTGCATCGCGGTCAAAGTCTTGCGCACCGCATCTGTCGAATCAAACAGCGTATGTTCGATAAAACCCGGCAGCGGCAAGCTGTAGGCTGGCTGGCAAATGGTCTCCCATAATTCGCGCAACCGTGCCACCCGGTTTTCAGGTGCATTGCCCGCGATAATCGCGGTATTCAACGCACCGATTGAAATCCCGGCGATCCAGTCGGGCTCGATGCCAGCCTCGCTCAAACCTTGATAAACCCCGGCCTGATAAGCCCCCAGCGCGCCCCCGCCCTGGAGCATGAGCGCAATGGTTTCGTACTGCGGCAGCTCGATGCGGGTACGCCTGACATTGCGTTGCGCCATGCTCATTCCCCTGAATGACTGAACGACCGAGGCCGAATTACTGCATGTACCAGCCGTGGCTCACGACGAATGACTGGCCAGTCAGCGCCGCGCTCGGGAATGCCGACAGGAACAGAACGGTTTGCGCGACATCTTCGACCGTCGTAAACACACCATCGACGGTATTGCCCAGCATGACTTTCTTGACCACTTCTTCTTCGCTGATGCCCAGCTCTTTTGCTTGCTCAGGAATCTGCCTGTCGACCAGCGGAGTCCGGACGAAACCGGGGC from Paraburkholderia hayleyella encodes:
- a CDS encoding patatin-like phospholipase family protein, producing MSMAQRNVRRTRIELPQYETIALMLQGGGALGAYQAGVYQGLSEAGIEPDWIAGISIGALNTAIIAGNAPENRVARLRELWETICQPAYSLPLPGFIEHTLFDSTDAVRKTLTAMQAMGAMLEGQKGFFVPRFPPLMPTVTVEPSLASYYDTTPLKATLERLCDFDRINTGEMRVAVGAVNVGTGNFAYFDNRDTILRAEHFIASGALPPGFAAVEIDGEYYWDGGLMSNTPLYEVIQTTPRHDTLAFQVDLWSARGPVPDNLLDVQGRTKDIQFSSRTRLVTDMLQRSQRFRHVLREVLARVAPEHRDDPWCKLAEDLSCAKRYNVIHLIYRHKEYEGHYKDYQFGVSTMREHWRSGLEDIRRSLAQPGWLAFPDNDAGFVTHDIHRDGS